In Syntrophorhabdaceae bacterium, one DNA window encodes the following:
- a CDS encoding MBL fold metallo-hydrolase: MKIKWFGHAAFKITTDQGVKIIIDPYQSGAFDGALAYGKITEEADVVLTSHDHDDHNYVDDIKGNFLRI; this comes from the coding sequence ATGAAGATCAAATGGTTTGGTCATGCGGCGTTTAAGATTACGACCGATCAGGGCGTGAAGATCATTATCGATCCTTACCAGTCCGGGGCATTCGACGGGGCCCTTGCTTATGGAAAGATTACCGAGGAGGCGGATGTGGTGCTCACCAGCCACGATCATGATGACCATAATTATGTAGACGATATCAAAGGTAATTTCCTGCGCATCG